A single region of the Callospermophilus lateralis isolate mCalLat2 unplaced genomic scaffold, mCalLat2.hap1 Scaffold_1583, whole genome shotgun sequence genome encodes:
- the LOC143387855 gene encoding protein Atg16l2-like — MAYQVVKKSAALDALQSELEEWQSRLAAVEARVAQLREARAQQVSLLEELQKQNAAQRKAYEVLRVHTGHQEAALRKLQEEARDWLEQLLQRKERAAAECNLRNERRERANQARVSQELKKAAKRTVSISEIPHTLRDGIREQTETLALAIKPESLESEACGKWKRPFRSASATSLTLSHCVDVVKGLLDFKKRRGHSIGGAPEQRYQSIPVCVAARLPTWAQDVLDAHLSEVNAVCFGPNSSLLATGGADCLIHLWNVVGGRLEANQTLEGAGGSITSVDFDPLGSQVLAATYNQAAQLWKVGEARSKETLSGHKDKVTAAKFKLTRHQAVTGSRDRTVKEWDLGRAYCSRTINVLSYCNNVVCGDHIIISGHNDQKIRFWDSRGPRCTQVIPVQGRFTSLSLSHDQLHLLICSRDNTLKVIDLRVSNIRQVFRADGFKCGSDWTKAVFSPDRSYALAGSSNGALYIWDVDTGKLESSLQGPHCAAINTVAWCCSGSHVVSVDQGRKVVLWR, encoded by the exons ATGGCCTACCAGGTGGTGAAGAAGAGTGCAGCCTTGGATGCCCTGCAGTCGGAGCTGGAGGAGTGGCAAAGCAG GCTGGCGGCTGTGGAGGCCCGCGTGGCGCAGCTGCGGGAGGCGAGGGCGCAGCAGGTCAGCCTCCTAGAAGAGCTACAGAAGCAGAATGCGGCGCAGCGGAAGGCCTACGAAGTGCTGCGCGTGCACACTGGGCACCAAGAGGCGGCACTGCGCAAGCTCCAGGAGGAGGCGCGCGATTGGCTGGAGCAGCTCTTGCAACGCAAGGAGCGCGCCGCAGCCGAGTGCAACTTGCGCAACGAGCGCCGAGAGCG GGCCAATCAGGCGCGGGTGTCCCAGGAACTAAAGAAGGCTGCCAAACGGACTGTGAGCATCAGCGA GATTCCACACACTCTACGTGATGGGATCAGAGAGCAGACAGAGACTCTGGCTTTGGCTATTAAGCCTGAGTCCCTGGAGAGTGAGGCTTGTGGGAAGTGGAAAAGGCCTTTCAG GTCTGCCTCAGCCACCTCTCTGACTCTGTCCCACTGTGTGGATGTGGTGAAGGGGCTGCTAGA TTTCAAGAAGAGGAGAGGTCACTCAATTGGGGGTGCCCCTGAGCAGCGATACCAGAGCATCCCTGTGTGTGTGGCTGCCCGACTTCCTACTTGGGCTCAAGATGTCCTG GATGCCCACCTTTCTGAGGTCAATGCTGTATGTTTTGGCCCTAACAGCAGTCTCCTGGCCACTGGTGGGGCTGACTGTCTTATCCACCTCTGGAATGTGGTAGGAG GTCGTCTGGAGGCCAACCAGACCCTTGAGGGTGCTGGTGGCAGCATCACCAGTGTGGACTTCGACCCCTTG GGCTCCCAGGTTTTGGCAGCTACTTACAATCAGGCTGCCCAGCTCTGGAAGGTGGGAGAGGCACGGTCCAAG GAAACACTGTCTGGACACAAGGACAAGGTGACAGCTGCCAAATTCAAGCTAACAAGACACCAGGCGGTGACTGGGAGCAGAGACCGGACAGTGAAGGAGTGGGATCTTGGCCGTGCCTACT GTTCCAGAACTATCAATGTCCTTTCCTATTGTAACAACGTGGTGTGCGGGGACCACATCATCATTAGTGGCCACAATGACCAGAAGATCCGGTTCTGGGATAGCAG GGGTCCCCGCTGCACCCAGGTCATTCCTGTGCAGGGCCGGTTCACCTCCCTGAGCCTCAGCCATGACCAGCTGCACCTGCTCATCTGCTCCAGAGATAACACACTCAAGGTCATCGACCTCCGGGTCAGCAATATCCGCCAGGTGTTCAG GGCTGATGGCTTCAAATGTGGTTCTGACTGGACCAAAGCTGTGTTCAG CCCTGACAGAAGCTATGCACTGGCAGGCTCCTCGAATGGAGCCCTTTACATCTGGGATGTTGACACTGGGAAACTGGAGAGCAGCCTTCAGGGCCCCCACTG TGCTGCTATCAACACTGTGGCCTGGTGCTGCTCCGGGAGCCACGTGGTGAGCGTGGACCAGGGCAGGAAGGTTGTGCTCTGGCGCTAG